The Malus domestica chromosome 10, GDT2T_hap1 genome contains a region encoding:
- the LOC139188635 gene encoding uncharacterized protein, which yields MFNVKKNPKESLRNYVKRFTAEKAKIVRCDNSIASAAFQKGLPADHPLFEEMIMKEDLTLADSFALAEKHAFWDEARQAEKAPKQPRKELVAAQKKDEKQPNKGRQEVKRRDRPTTKEDPMTNNYSKFSIPIHQILRDIKNESWFKLPKQSKGDTSKLDHTKYCAFHRGPGHTTNDCYTWKNYLEKLMKEGKVNRYLDKPAEQPKRNADGDEEPPTKTIRINGIFAESEHLGATNNSKKRKI from the coding sequence ATGTTCAACGTAAAGAAAAATCCAAAAGAGTCACTTCGCAATTACGTGAAGAGATTCACAGCGGAGAAGGCGAAGATCGTCAGATGCGACAACTCGATAGCaagtgcagccttccaaaaaggactaccagcagaccacccactgtttgaagaaatgatcatgaaagaagacctaACTCTAGCAGATTCCTTTGCTCTAGCGGAGAAGCATGCattttgggacgaggctcgacAAGCAGAAAAGGCTCCCAAACAGCCTCGAAAAGAGTTAGTAGCGGCTCAAAAGAAGGATGAAAAGCAACCCAACAAGGGCAGGCAGGAGGTCAAGCGCAGGGACCGACCCACGACCAAAGAAGACCCGATGACCAATAACTATTCTAAGTTCTCAATTCCGATTCATCAGATCCTTCGTGACATCAAGAATGAATCATGGTTCAAGTTACCGAAACAGTCAAAaggagatacttccaagttggaccaCACCAAGTATTGCGCATTCCACCGAGGTCCTGGGCACACAACCAACgactgctacacttggaagaactacctagagAAACTCATGAAAGAAGGCAAAGTCAATAGATATTTGGACAAGCCAGCTGAGCAGCCAAAAAGGAATGCAGATGGAGATGAGGAGCCACCAACTAAGACGATTCGAATCAATGGCATTTTCGCTGAATCCGAGCACTTGGGGGCCACTAATAACtccaaaaagaggaagatcTAG
- the LOC103401294 gene encoding formin-like protein 1 produces MPTFFIFLLLFLSSPLTASPRPNYRVLHQPFLPQESSSPAPTQPPSPSPPSPPPNPTPPKYPFSSSNSPPPNSPFFPSNPSPPPPPPAPATAFASFPANISSLIVPQPTKNSSSHKLLGLTIAAVLSAAVVVAVAAFFLYRRRRHNSRNFPDEDEDEKSYLRSEHSNRLLQAPNLGHSYSGTHKLRTGSSTSSEFLYLGTLVNSRSLEERVDSGGSVGRSAELETRKVDSPDLQPLPPLSRQISRLSRCKNAELGSTQDRDDEEEEEEEEFYSPRGSSGDRESSNENGSGSRRMLAAVAGGVFDRRSSETTSCSCSSSELGSPPRSHSISLSPPVTLSPNRRPEEPKLPEPSATRYTTPFGDVNVRSPSLTPLSSPERAADEYPSASDRNGRSPSMSSLSSSPEKGLEKTPDAPLKVSVVSDQSSPISSPERGFGNNPHASSKVSVVTDQSSLISSPERHFGIHPDALSKVSVVSGQSSPISSPELNFGNNTDGLTKVTAFPDRNDQSPSPLSHCSSSPERESDGSDSKARSFSPSMSPLRGLENSAASPRISNASDRAFIHLDPKMQSLSSSSSSSLSNSPERAFSVGLKQPLSVPPPPPPMPPSLRLWETPSPRTPVGQVISRPPALIPPSRPFVIQNPGKVPVSPVELPPSSTPLEPIEETPKPKLKPLHWDKVRASSDREMVWDQLRSSSFKLNEEMIETLFVVKTPNPNPKETAVLPSLNQENRVLDPKKSQNIAISLRALNVTIEEVCEALLEGNSDALGTELLESLMKMAPTKEEERKLKEYKDDSPVKLGPAERFLKELLDVPFAFRRIDAMLYVTNFESEIEYLKKSFETLEAACEELRNSRMFLKLLEAVLKTGNRMNVGTNRGDAHAFKLDTLLKLVDVKGADGKTTLLHFVVQEIIRTEGARLTGGNQTSNPTLSDDVKCRRLGLQVVSALSSDLSNVKKAAAMDFDVLSSDVSKLSKGISNIAEVVQLNETTVSDDSRRKFSESMNMFMKLAEEEIIRLQAQESVALSLVKEITEYFHGNSAREEAHPFRIFTVVRDFLTVLDRVCKEVGMINERTQVSTAHKFPVPVNPMLPQIVPVNPMLPQVVPVNPMPQVLPGIHGLRRYSSSDDESTAP; encoded by the exons ATGCCcaccttcttcatcttcctcctgCTCTTCTTATCCTCTCCACTCACTGCATCTCCAAGGCCAAACTATAGAGTCCTACACCAGCCATTTCTGCCGCAGGAATCTTCTTCGCCGGCGCCCACTCAGCCACCATCTCCATCCCCGCCTTCCCCTCCTCCCAACCCAACTCCCCCGAAGTATCCATTTTCCAGTTCCAATTCTCCCCCTCCCAATTCCCCATTTTTCCCATCCAACCCTTCCCCTCCGCCTCCCCCTCCCGCCCCAGCCACCGCCTTCGCCTCATTCCCCGCCAACATCTCCTCCCTCATCGTCCCCCAGCCCACCAAAAACTCCAGCTCCCACAAGCTCCTCGGCCTCACTATCGCCGCCGTGCTCTCCGCCGCCGTCGTGGTGGCCGTAGCCGCATTCTTCCTCTACCGTCGCAGACGGCACAACAGCCGCAACTTCCCCGACGAGGATGAGGACGAGAAGTCGTATCTTAGATCCGAGCACAGCAACAGGCTGTTACAGGCGCCCAATCTCGGCCACTCCTACAGTGGGACCCACAAGCTCCGGACCGGCTCCTCCACCAGCTCCGAGTTCCTTTACCTGGGCACATTGGTCAATTCACGCTCACTTGAGGAGAGAGTCGACTCGGGCGGGAGTGTTGGTCGAAGCGCCGAATTAGAAACTCGGAAAGTCGACTCACCGGACCTCCAGCCGCTTCCGCCGCTTTCTCGGCAGATCTCGAGGCTGAGCCGTTGCAAGAATGCCGAACTGGGTTCGACTCAGGACCGAGACgatgaggaagaggaagaggaagaagagttcTATTCCCCCAGAGGGTCTTCGGGCGATCGCGAGAGCTCCAACGAAAACGGATCCGGGTCCAGGAGAATGTTGGCGGCGGTAGCGGGTGGAGTATTTGACCGAAGAAGCAGCGAAACCACGTCGTGTTCTTGCTCGTCTTCCGAATTGGGTTCACCGCCTCGATCACACTCTATCAGTCTCTCGCCTCCGGTGACTTTGAGTCCCAACAGAAGACCAGAAGAGCCCAAACTGCCGGAGCCCTCAGCCACGCGTTATACGACGCCGTTTGGGGACGTCAATGTACGGTCTCCGTCGTTGACTCCACTATCTTCGCCGGAGAGAGCTGCTGACGAATACCCATCTGCATCGGACCGAAACGGAAGGTCTCCGTCGATGTCCTCGTTATCTTCGTCGCCGGAGAAAGGATTGGAGAAGACCCCAGATGCACCGCTGAAAGTTTCGGTAGTTTCGGATCAAAGTTCGCCGATTTCTTCACCGGAGAGAGGTTTCGGAAACAACCCACATGCATCATCGAAAGTTTCGGTAGTTACGGATCAAAGTTCGCTGATTTCGTCACCGGAGAGACATTTCGGAATCCATCCAGATGCATTATCGAAAGTTTCGGTGGTTTCGGGTCAGAGTTCTCCTATTTCTTCACCGGAATTAAATTTCGGAAACAACACAGATGGGTTAACGAAAGTTACGGCCTTTCCGGATCGGAATGATCAGTCCCCTTCCCCATTATCACATTGTTCATCGTCACCGGAGAGAGAATCAGACGGTTCTGATTCAAAAGCCAGGTCGTTTTCACCTTCTATGTCACCACTGAGAGGTTTGGAGAACTCAGCTGCCTCACCAAGAATTTCAAATGCTTCGGATCGAGCATTTATTCATTTGGATCCCAAAATGCAGTCtctttcatcatcttcatcgtCTTCGTTGTCAAATTCGCCGGAGAGAGCGTTTAGTGTTGGTTTAAAGCAGCCTCTTTCGGTTCCTCCGCCGCCACCGCCAATGCCTCCTTCACTGAGACTCTGGGAGACTCCAAGTCCTAGAACACCAGTTGGCCAAGTGATCTCTAGGCCTCCAGCTCTCATACCTCCTTCAAGACCTTTTGTGATTCAAAACCCGGGAAAGGTCCCTGTTTCGCCGGTGGAGTTGCCACCAAGTTCTACGCCGTTGGAGCCGATTGAGGAGACTCCGAAACCCAAGTTGAAGCCATTGCATTGGGATAAAGTTAGAGCAAGCTCCGACCGCGAAATGGTGTGGGATCAGCTTAGATCAAGCTCTTTCAA ATTGAATGAAGAAATGATAGAGACATTGTTTGTTGTAAAAACACCGAACCCGAATCCAAAAGAAACAGCAGTTCTTCCCTCACTGAACCAAGAGAACAGAGTGCTTGATCCTAAAAAGTCGCAAAATATTGCAATCTCGCTAAGGGCACTCAATGTGACCATAGAGGAAGTTTGCGAAGCTTTATTAGAAG GAAACTCGGATGCTCTTGGAACTGAATTACTTGAAAGTCTAATGAAGATGGCTCCAACCAAAGAAGAAGAACGTAAGCTGAAGGAATACAAAGACGACTCACCAGTTAAGCTTGGTCCTGCCGAGAGATTTTTGAAAGAGCTGCTTGACGTTCCTTTTGCATTTAGAAGGATTGATGCAATGCTTTACGTGACTAATTTTGAGTCTGAGATCGAGTACCTTAAAAAATCGTTTGAAACTCTGGAG GCTGCCTGTGAAGAATTGAGAAACAGCAGGATGTTCTTGAAGCTTCTGGAAGCTGTTCTAAAGACTGGAAACCGGATGAATGTTGGGACAAACCGTGGTGATGCCCATGCCTTCAAACTGGACACACTCCTCAAGCTGGTTGACGTCAAGGGGGCAGATGGGAAAACAACACTCCTGCATTTTGTCGTACAAGAAATCATAAGAACAGAAGGTGCTCGTCTCACCGGTGGCAATCAAACTTCAAACCCAACTTTGAGTGATGATGTCAAGTGCAGGAGGCTTGGCCTGCAAGTTGTTTCAGCTCTCAGTTCAGACCTCAGTAATGTGAAGAAAGCTGCTGCCATGGATTTTGATGTGCTTAGCAGTGATGTTTCCAAGCTTTCTAAAGGAATTAGCAACATCGCAGAGGTTGTGCAATTGAATGAGACAACAGTATCAGATGACAGCAGGCGGAAATTCTCAGAGTCAATGAACATGTTCATGAAATTGGCTGAAGAGGAGATTATAAGACTTCAAGCTCAAGAAAGTGTTGCACTGTCCCTGGTGAAGGAGATTACAGAGTACTTCCATGGAAACTCCGCTAGGGAAGAAGCTCACCCGTTTAGAATCTTCACGGTGGTCAGAGACTTTCTTACAGTTCTTGATCGGGTATGCAAGGAAGTTGGTATGATAAATGAGCGAACCCAAGTTAGTACCGCCCACAAATTTCCAGTTCCGGTAAATCCAATGCTACCACAAATAGTTCCAGTAAATCCAATGCTGCCACAAGTAGTTCCAGTAAATCCAATGCCACAAGTACTTCCTGGAATTCATGGGTTAAGGCGGTACAGTTCGTCCGATGATGAGAGCACAGCTCCGTAG